The Methanosarcina acetivorans C2A genome includes the window TGTCTATCCTGTTCTGGAACTTGCTGCAAGGAGTAGAGACGGGATAGGTCTACTTCTCAGGAGAGCGGTTTACGAAAGCTCTGTCTGGCAGAAGGGAGGAAATACCCATTTCGGAGCTTTCTTGCTCCTGATTCCTCTGGCAATGGCTGCAGGCGAAATCTCCCGGGAAACTCCTTCCCCCGGGAAAGCCGGTTTCCGGCTTGAGGTCGAAGAGTTTGAATTCCTTGCTGCTCGAGCCCACGCCTTTGTCCGCGCAACGAGCTGCGAAGACGCAGTTGAGTTCTACCGGGCTTTCGGGCACGCAGGAGTCAGGGTAAACAGTGTGGGCGAGTTCGATCTTGAAGATCCCGAAGCAACTGCCGATCTCAGGGAACAGAACATTACCCTTTACGACCTTATGGAAATTTCCAGAGGATATGATCTGATCGCAAACGAGTGGACATCAGGTTTCGGGCTTTGCCTGGAGGGCGCAGAAAGCATCCTTGAGTTCATGCAGGCAAGAAACTGTGAAGCCGAAGCTTTAACGGGGGGCTCGGTTTCCACCTGTTCCGGCACAGGAATCAACGAGGCTGTGGTGTATACTTTCCTGAAAATGCTCTCCAGGCACAGGGACACCTTCATCCAGACCAAATTTGACCCCGCAACTGCAGATTATGTCTCTGCCAGAGCAGGCGAACTTCTTTCGGGCTGGGAAGCTTCCGGGAAGACGTCAAGGGATTTTGCCTTCATCTTGCCTGCAGTACAGGAATTTGACTCCGAGCTTCTGGAAAAAAGGATCAATCCGGGTTCTACGGCAGATATCATTATTGCAGGACTTTTTATTGCTCTTCTCGGAGGCTTGCGCTTTTGACGAATTTCTCTTCTGATTGCAGGGGATTTGAAAAGTCATATCATGCTATCGACCTTTCTTCTTTCGGGATCCGGGAAGGAATCTCGGAAGTAATAGTAAGCACGGGTTTTGAAAACCCGAATGCTGCGCCCATAGGTGTCATCACAAAGGGAGGAAAGCCTTTTGTCCGGCTTTTCAAAGGCAGCCACACCTGGACAAATGTGGCTAAAGAGAGGTATCTTGCTTCAAACGTTGTTTATGACCCCCTGCTCTTTGTACGCTCGACCTTCTTCGATCTTGAGCTCTCCGAATTTGAATATGTGCCTGCAGGCGGGCTTAAGTTCCCAATTCTCAAAGAAGCCGTTGCCTGGGTTGTTTTCGAATGCGTTAATGTAAAGAACACGGACCAGGCTCTTATTGCCGAGCTTGTGCCTGTGGAGGCAGGTTTTAACGAAGAGCACAGAAAAGACCTTCCAGTACCCAACAGGGGATTCAATGCCGTGCTTGAGGCTACGGTCCATGCAACCCGCTATCAGCTCACAGGAGAAGAAAAATACCTTGAATGGATCCGGCACTATGAAACCCTTGCTTCCAAATGCGGGAGCGATGAGGAAAAGAAGGCGATGAAACTGCTTTATGAAGTACTGGGGATTTGATTTTCTTTCTAATTTAGACCAGCTATGATTTTTTAGTTTCAATTTTCTATTACAATTCTCAGTTACTTTGTTTTAAGTTACCTTTCCCTGTCCCAGGTTACCTTTTTTAGAAAATTATATTATCTCCCTCCTGCATGAGTTCTTTTCATGAGTTTTAAGAGCATTGCATGGGGTATTACTGGAGCAGGGCATTTCCTGGACCGCAGTTACCAGGTCTTTAAAGAACTTAAACAAAGAGACCCCGAACTTTCCGTAAACACGTATATTTCCAGGGCAGCCGAAGAAGTGCTCAGGATGTACGGGCTTGAGCAGAAACTTGTGAAAATCTCAGGAGGGGACTACCTTGAAGAGATCTTCCGGGAAAGCGAGCAGGGTTCAAGTTCCCCCAAGGTCGGGCGCTTTCTGCTTGACAGGTACGATGCTCTCTTCGTTACACCAGCAACCTCAAACACAGTCTCGAAAATCGCCTACGGAATTGCCGATTCCCTTGTAACCAATGCCGTTGCCCAGGCTGTTAAGGGAAAGGTTCCTGTTTATGTTGTGCCCGTGGACATCGAAGGCTCGATCATATCGGAAATGCCCTATAACATTGACCGGAAACAGTG containing:
- a CDS encoding triphosphoribosyl-dephospho-CoA synthase, producing MNHVDTAFSSHIPEWAEGAPSLIARCAQLAMLLEVSASPKPGNVDREHNYPDTCFEHFVASSVAVYPVLELAARSRDGIGLLLRRAVYESSVWQKGGNTHFGAFLLLIPLAMAAGEISRETPSPGKAGFRLEVEEFEFLAARAHAFVRATSCEDAVEFYRAFGHAGVRVNSVGEFDLEDPEATADLREQNITLYDLMEISRGYDLIANEWTSGFGLCLEGAESILEFMQARNCEAEALTGGSVSTCSGTGINEAVVYTFLKMLSRHRDTFIQTKFDPATADYVSARAGELLSGWEASGKTSRDFAFILPAVQEFDSELLEKRINPGSTADIIIAGLFIALLGGLRF
- a CDS encoding dihydromethanopterin reductase (acceptor) codes for the protein MSFKSIAWGITGAGHFLDRSYQVFKELKQRDPELSVNTYISRAAEEVLRMYGLEQKLVKISGGDYLEEIFRESEQGSSSPKVGRFLLDRYDALFVTPATSNTVSKIAYGIADSLVTNAVAQAVKGKVPVYVVPVDIEGSIISEMPYNIDRKQCRHCETCPPRENCPHGAITEKNGVTDQIELLKCKGCGICKELCPYNAIKGGPVEVLVRDVDMRNVEIVKGLQGITVLESPEAILELF
- a CDS encoding DUF447 domain-containing protein; the protein is MTNFSSDCRGFEKSYHAIDLSSFGIREGISEVIVSTGFENPNAAPIGVITKGGKPFVRLFKGSHTWTNVAKERYLASNVVYDPLLFVRSTFFDLELSEFEYVPAGGLKFPILKEAVAWVVFECVNVKNTDQALIAELVPVEAGFNEEHRKDLPVPNRGFNAVLEATVHATRYQLTGEEKYLEWIRHYETLASKCGSDEEKKAMKLLYEVLGI